Genomic segment of Oryzias melastigma strain HK-1 linkage group LG21, ASM292280v2, whole genome shotgun sequence:
GAACTTGTTACTAGTCCGTCGCACtgctaattatttatttatttagtaattttCACTAAAATATTCTTGACTTTGCCTGTCAGATTAGAAAAATATGATAAccagtttaatattttatgaaaaagtaaCATAAATCTCTAAACCTTTTCCCAGCATTACCTTCAAAAGATTCTTTCATTTATAGAGATTTATTTTCCCTCAACAGTCACTGTTGAACTTCCTAATATGAaggtttacacaaaaaaatcttagaaatgATCTGCTGGTTACATATGTAAGGTATtcatgaaataaattcaagacaATCCGACTTTTTAAAAAGGATCTAGACTGAAATGGACGACAATTATCTAATTTTTCGTTTGCTGGATTTAAATAATCAGTTGGAAATTAGTactttattcaaaaaatgaattgattcCACTCTACAGGCATGACCAGTTTATTTGTGTAGCACAATCATACAAAGACAAATCAAAGTGATTTACACAAAACGTTAAGAGAAACTTTTAACATCAATTTTAAAAGtgtgataattaaaataaaaaatgaaataaaattaagtttaaacagtacggatgtaaacttttgaatcaaaacaaaatgcatCTGAGAACGGGTGAGTGTTTAATCTGGATTAAAGTGAactgtttcagctgatctaagacTTTCTGGACGTTCATTCCAGAtatgtggagcatagaagctgaattcattttgtttgggtttacttctaaaaactgacaaaagaccggatccagatgaccggacaGGTCTGGTTTATACAAACTGAGTCAGAGGGTCAATCATGtcctttaaagtctatcctctggcagtgtaaagacctcagaactggactgatgtggtctacatATTTGGTGTCTTGTAGAGGAAAACAAGATGATCTAAAACGGAACCCTGTGGGACGCCATGTGAAAGAGATGGAGAAGAAGAACTCATGAAGCacagacttttttcttattctacctgtgttatttattaaaaacggTTGATTACACGTTGTAATTTTCTTGATAATTCCCTAAAAACTTTGGCTCACGGAGATTGTTTTAACAGCGCTTTGTGAATAAACTTTGCCTCAACCGAAGGTATCTCATGGCCTCATTTTCTCCAGATGTATTCCAAAGCTGTTAGATGAACACCATCAGGACAATATCAGGTTCAGTTGTCTTCAAACTTTCCTTCCCTTTTGGCAGAACATCTGTCCAACATCTGGGCTCTTGTTTCCTCAGCGTGATGCTTGTAGACCAGAGaaccaaaccttttttttttttttaaagttacaccAAAATCTCCGTTTGAGGAAAAGCAGCTGCCGCCCTCCCGTTCCTCCTCATTAATAATTCAAGACTTTATTTGCTATAACGTTAAACCCCTGCCACACCGAACAAAGACAGCTCAGGCTTCATCGGAGAGTAAATCTATTCGAGATGCATGGAAAGGAGccaaaaacaatattacagTTTCATTTAGCGCTCAGGCCGGTGGGGTTTGACTGAATCGAACATGATGAATGTGTGTAAATCTTCAAAGCTAACCCCTGCTGTAGACAACACATTTACCTCTGCAccttttaatattaattaatgcTGCTTTTCCTTTGCATGAGATAAAGGCTTTGTagtccaaaggaaaaaaaatgacacactaAGAGACTTTCTGGCTCATTACTTGTGCTTATTGAGTTAAAGGAAAATAGATGGCCTCCATTAAGAAAGCTCTGCTGTGCAGTAACTCATAATAAGTGGAGGGAAGACTGAACGGGACATTAGATGGTACCAGTCTCATGAATTTTAATCTGATCACTGGTTTGAATCCTAAAGTCTGAAACACATTCGGGCCTCGGGGTGAAGACAGAAACCAGAACTTTGAGGGAGTCAGGGAGAGCCAGCTCCTGTGAGAATGGTTCTACTCACACtatgtttgaggtttttttgctaaatgtttgACACGTCCTGCACGGCAATTTATGAAGGGagtaaaatcaaattaaatcctGCAAACTGTGAcggaaaacacaaaagttaaagAATAAATTGATTGCAGCTATAAATTAAATGTTCACCCAGATCAACTCccgaaaaaaaataatctaaagttttgggttttttttttttaccagataaTGTGTTAAATTAATGCAGTGATGTCTTATCAAGTTGAACGTTCACATTATTTAATCCATAGAGATGTAAATCCCATCACCGTCTCGCCTTTACAgtaaaggctttaaaaaaaaagaaggttaacACTTTCCAGACAACCATTAAGGTGTCAGATGAAAACCAGAATGAAAAGTTCTGAATCACATCCTTGACCATGTACTAGACATGTTTATACTTTGTCTCTCTTTACAATGAACACGTACActttctgtgcatgtgtggcatcaaaaactgctgttttaacatgttattgctCCAAGCTAACTGCCCCCTCGCTAACATGTGAATTTACTGTCACTCGGAAAAACTATGTCCgagaaaattacacttttttctttttttttttgactagaaactgcataaacataaataaaagaccactgagcgTGACCCGAGTGGGTCTTTAGGATAAAAGAGTTCATTTTCATGACTCAGATGAACAGACCAAAGGATCTTTTCCTGCTACTCCGAGGATTTATTGAAGCcataattaaaaagtaactgttcTTTCATCCCCGTCCTTCTGTCTCTCCTTAAATTTCAAAAGCATTTAGATTGCTCTTgataatttaaaacatgtttgtatcTTATCAGCCCTCCAGTGTTTTTGGAGCACATGGCCCTAATTAGGGCCCTCCACTTTTTCTTAGGACCTGCTTGCGGGGCAATCGCTCTTTGAAAAGCAAATGAACCTGCATTCCTGTATCTGCAGAGTGAATGCATTCGTATGAGTCGGTGGAGGCTCGCTGACCTGTAAAGAGTCGGCGGCGTGGTCTGACGAGGTCAGTAGAAAAAGGTCCCGAGTCCGGCAAATCATTGACATGAGAAAGGAGAAGGAAGGAGCAGGAGTGCTGCCTGATCAAGGCGAGAAAGGAAGCGGTGCGGGTGTCATTAGCAGCTCACTCACTTAGTTTGACCTTCAAAATTTCCCCCAGCACCCTTCTTATCGGTGTCTGTGCCACATGCACGACAAGAACTTCATGTGCAAATCCAAACCAGAGGAACTACTGAACATCCATGAAGATTGATTGTTCAGAATGAATCCcacaaaatataattatttcaaaaacttatAGGTTAGAGTTTGAATTTAGACATGTATTTTTAGCCAcataaattatttgtaaatatgAAAGACTCACTTTGATCAACTTTACCATAGTGGTTCATTCAGCTTAACTAGTGCCCAACATGTGTTAGCTCTTTTTATTACagttatgccgtttttagcaaaaataaaataaaaaagtcattttctagaagACTGTTGTCGCAGTGTGAGGTTGAATTTGAGTTCTTCCCGTACTCCTACGGCTTCTCCCATACGGGTATTTGTAGGGGTGTTCCGTGTCCCACTGTGCCGCGgaggaaaaacagatttattaatGTGCTTTGAAGCACAGAAGTGTACATTAAAATGccagtaatgttttttttgttttgttttggcagGTGTTACTCCCCTTTTGGGGTGCAGGAGATCGAGGAGCATAACACAAAAGGGATTTTGTCTCAACTTTAATAACAAAATTCATGTTATTCATcaaaattaataacaaaaacaccTTTTAGGTTATGCTCTTTGATCCTCTAGACCCCAAATGGGGTGTagcataaattgggggctcgtccaggATCCTGATGGTTcctcccggacaagcccccaatttatgcTGGCTCTTTTGGGGTTTTAACAGAATGGGGAGCATAACATAAAAgtaattttgttcattttaagttAAAACCAAATTACTTTTATGATTGCTCCTCGATCCCCTAAACTCAATAAGGGGCATAGCATAAATTGGGGACTCGTCCGGGATCTTAATGGTTAATGGATCCTGGACAAACCCCCGATTTTTGTTAGATTCgaagttaaaacaaaattaattttattttatgctccTCGATCTCCTAGACCAAAAAGGGGCGTAACAGCAGGACTTTTTagagttataaaaccaatgggATGTATTTTCCAGCTATGTGCTTGGTGAACAGCGAATAGTGACTCTCTGCTGGgaaggctaaatgtaggggtatgATGAAGTTGTAAGattaggggaagaattcagattcagcttaGGCCTGCcaacacttcccatcatccctttttttttacacggtCTCCAACTAACTTACTCTAACATTCAttcttcaacaaaaatggcacgCAATATTGGGATGagggaaacaaaaacatacatggatctagctgctaacaagtggatgcatcagaatagagtggaaCAGGAAGCTTGTAGTCCACTCAGTACATTTTCTactgtcttttttaaatagctttttctAATATGCTCTtgataaatgattttaaataaaaaaaatgtactcatAAGCAGAAGATTCAAATAATTAAAGTCGTTTCCAGCTACTGCAGCTGGAGAAACTTCAGAGCAGTTATGTCACATCTCAGCTGAGATATATTGActtgttttcttggttttagCTCAAccttgatgtttctgttttacatGACTTCAGTGCCTCAAACTAAAGACCAGCACCTTTTCAGAGGAACATTCCATTAAGATGAGAGATATCCTCTAAACGTGTGAGGAGGTTCATGCTGCATCATGTCCtaatggctttaaaaaaaaaaaaaactgatctcAAAATCTGTGGGGATCTGAACTTATGGGacaatttaagctaaaaacaaagaagcaaaacatttttttgtgtgtttattatgtaataaaacaagcaatacattacaacaacaaaagaaccTCTCAGTTCTTGtagaaacatgtttgttttctctctaaTAACTTCTGAAAACCGTTTCGGCATGAAAACATGTACAACAAATTGGGTGACATAATGCAGTCAGCATCCGTGTGTCAGAACGATACAGCGAGAAAAATGTGcgatttaatgtttttgacgTGCAAAACTTTGGTTGTTGAGCTTTTGGTTATGAACACACACTGTGAGGAATGCGTTGACATTTTGGAACGTTTGTCTCCGTCTGCATTTGGACACATGTCTGCCTGCTTTGACAGATTCATTTGTTGAGTTTGAGCAATCTATGCTTGCTGTAACTGAACcaaatgagaatgtgttgattttagTAGCGTAACAAAGCCCTAATGTGAAGGTTAAGTATTTAAAATGAAGGTAAAGAAGTTTAGCCACACAGGCTAACATATAAAAGTACTTATAAGGATTTGATAAATcacaactttctttaaaaaatgaatgtttttaaatgtttattttttcaaactttgttgCCTAATAAACAACACTGTAAGGTAAAAATGCAATAAGTCAATCACTTTTGACGATACACAAATAAGTGTCTATTGGTGACATACGGTAGATCACCACAAACAGCATCTAAAAACTGTCAAATCTCCTTCTGTGTGTTGTGCAATAGCTCAAGGCTAAGCTTGATGATATCATAAAGATTGCTCATCTCTGCACAATCAGTATCAGCAGGGCCATTCCCCACCCTGTCTGCACAGAACATGCATGAAGAGAGCATAGTGGAGCCGATTTGATGGATATTTGAGACAAATcctgcattttgtggtacaagtaCCAAATTTGGCATGATTGGGATcactttctttaataaaaaaagcatgttaGCTACAAGATCAATCCAATATTTAGGGATACATATCAAAAAAATCGATCGATTAGCTCCAGtattgtttgaaaaccacatATATGGACAGGATTATGatggtataaaatcaatcaagaagtaaatTTCCGGCAAACTGTAgtatttctttcagttttattttttttctagcgtttttgtctttttatgtacatgagATACAAtcgtccaatcacaagcttgcttcttccaagtcaatccttgaatacatttctctgtcaaatgccatgaaatttttatttatagctttaaactcctcatgaataagaaatattttagcgtttttggtaaaagaattaGACTGTATCGTATTGCCTAAAAGTTAGTtgaattcttgatttattgattcatGGATTATGTATCAAAATGCATAAAATCCATttgtaaaagctaaaaatattcaatgtctATTTGCCCTCAACATGAGAGGCACTAACAGAATactattttaaagatattttagattttctgaAAGGTAcattttttgcctaatttggtccttgtaccacaaaatgcacaattatttacatttactaatagggaaatttataaaaatataagaaagaaTTATTCCTTAAAATAATGCATAAAAGtctcatatttttatgtaaatcaaacagaaacattCCTAAAAAATGGAGTCGAGAGATGAATTATTTGTCTGCTACATGAGGATGTGATTCATGTCGAGACAGCAGGACTGAAGCTCAGAGCCAGTCAGTGGATCAACTATAAAACAATGAGGCAGTGTTGTGCGATGTGGCGCAGGAATCAGTGTGTGATGACTTAGCATTCAACAAGAGAGAGACAAAACCATAcaaatgaatataaatacaACTAAATACAAAGATATTACACTTCTGGTACTACATCAGACctcatacaaaaaacaaaatacgtTCACACACACagtaaaagcaacatttttacacaagTTACAGTTTTGGCTTTTCAACTATAATGACTGTCTATACTGAtttaaaactgaatgttttcataaactgttttaagtgcttgttttaatttgtcaagAGATGAAAAGTTGCAGACTTCaagtttttctaaaactaaataaagtctctgtaaaaaaaaaaaaaaaaaaaaaaaaaaattggctttgGACAGCAGACGAAAGAAATCCGCTGAGATAAATGCTTCTTCAGTCATTCAGACGTTGTCTTTATATGAGTGGCGGGTTTTCCACAGCCACAGCAGAGTATTCAGTCTCAGACATGTTGGGAGCCTCGATGAGACGTGCCAGGCCCGTTCGAGTTGAGTATTTGAAAATGAACGCCTTCATGAGGTCATAGCGGTAGTTCCTGTTGATGAAGTTGTAGAGGATGGGGTTGAAGCAGCAGTGGAGCAGGGACAGACACTGGGTGAGGTGCAAAGCCACGTAGATCACGTTCTCCAGGCCGCACGTCAGCGGCACCAAACCCAGCTGCGACAGCGAGTCGGCCAAGAGCACGGCGTGGTACGGCCCCCAACACGCCAGAAAAACAACGATGTAGGCCAGAATAACTCTGCGGCTGACGCGGCGCTCTTGCTCCACtggagatgaggaggaggatgatgatgaagaggcgTGGGTGAACGCTCTGGCCAGCAGGGCGTAGAACACGGCGATGACCGGGAAGGGGAGAACGAAGCCCAACAGGATGAAACTCAGCTGCACTCCCACCATCCACTCCCTGAGGTTCTCCTCTGGATACACGGGCCTGCACAGCATGGTGTCGCCGTGCGTCGACTTCACAGTATGCAGGAAGTGAGTGTCTGGCAAGGAGGCTACCAGCGCCAGGAGCCAAACCCCCAAACACACCCCCCGGCGGATCAACTTCCTGCGTCGGGCTCCCTCCTCTCTGGGCGTCACCAGACTAAAGTAACGGTCCACGCTCATGCACGCCAAAAAGAAGATGCTCCCAAAGAGGTTGACGGAGAACAGCAGGTGCGTGAGTTTACACGCCACTTCCCCGAACGGCCAGTGGCCGTGCTGGGCCAGCGAGCTCACCCAGATGGGGAGTGTCGCGCACACGCACAAGTCTGCGACCGCCAGGTGAGCGATGTACGTGTGCGTCTCGTGGCGAGGGGTGGAGTCCCTCTGAGCGCGGACGTTCACCCAGAGGACCAGGGCGTTGGCGGCCAGGCCAATGACGAAGATGAAGGTGTAGAGGACGCACATGGAGTACAGCAGGGCGCTGCGATTGAACGCCGTGGCACACACCATGGCGTCCACACTTGTGATGTTGCTGAAGGTCTCAGAGAAGTTCAACTCCCCAATGGACTCCCACAGGTCCTCCAGCTCACTGGTGCTCAGACTCATTTTTGACTGCAGGTAGAGGCGAGTGCACAACCTGACTGGAACAGACCCTGTGAAACCAGAAAATCAATAGATTATGAATCGGACTAGCTTAGTATTAACATCTGTAATAACAGCTTAAAGTTCcactaaaaaaatcattttttgatctattttaaaattgtttccagtagtcttttaattatgattatgctgtttttagacaaaataaaatagaaaaaactgttgttttcaaggacatagtttctgcagagcggcagtagttcatttgaaatttgcctctgagttgtgggcggaaccaCTGGCAtgaagtaagcccacccccacatCCCGTCATCAATCtgtttaccgtattttccggaatATAAATCGCAGGAGCAAAAGAATGTCTAATCAGGAAGAAGAAAACCTCAAATAAATCACtcggagtataagtcgcccttttgggagaaaagtctgacatttcagaataaatccgCCAAGTCCAGTGTataactacaaaaataaataaataaataaaaacaagagtaaTAATCTTTTGAcgtgtataagaaaaatattaaagtttaagaggaaaacaatccgattctcttccatgttagTTTTgaacgacacttcttctgccaccATCAGTAGTAAATACTTATACTCTAATGCAGCGCCCTCTGGCGTTTGTTGGAGAAAACaactggtgtttactgggaaaatgacaaatatatgaGCCAATTAATGTCTAAAAAGAATCACACAAATGAGCCGCTTctgctaaactatgaaaaagaCTGTGATTTTTACTCCAGATAATACGGTACTGtctctcctgctaacttacagctcctcacaaccccaaccaaacattaccagtgcaataaaaatggtgagcaatattaggGCGAGGACCAAGACTTTCAGTGAGGCTTCATTCTGCCATTATGGTCCTCGCCTGTGTGGTGATCTTTACCTATCTCTCtctatttatgcatttatttatttttcatatattttctttttgtattttatctattctatgtatttcattttatttttcatttatgtctctacatatttttttttttattatgattgtggccccagtgtttcctgtggggaTCCTTCATGACTGGGCCTGTCGTGGTCGTCGCCGTGGTTCTCGCCCGCCTGGTGCAGCTGGGGTCCAGCACTGCAGCCTCAAGGTTATGGAGTGAACCCCGGTGCTGTCTCTGTCTGGGTGGGAACTGTGGCTGTTATGGCTCCTGGTATGAAGAGATTCCcaaatactgtttcctcacagcaaaGCCGAGCCTTAAGTTTTGTTAAGAAGTTAAAATTTATAAGTGTTTGTGGGGTCATGGGATGTATTTGTAAATGGAGGGTGGGATgggtatttgtttttaattgtaaagcgctttgagctGTAAAAGTATGAGAagtactttttttataaataaagtttgatttgattagagccttacagttttgagccagcttggatgaggaaaacaaagacgtacatggatctattctcCTCTTTTAGAATGGGGTGtagcagggaacttgtggcccGCCCGGTGTATACGCCACATCTACTCCGTAATGTgttaaaaaaccccaaaacataattttccattggagtgggtctataatgcaacttttttggacaataatttaatattttacaacgAAACACCAAGTCCACGCGTGTTTCTTCATTAAGGATCCGAGTGTGGCTAACTCGTTAAGACATCTCTTGTATGAGTTAATAACAAGTCCTTGTTATTGTGTCGCCCGCTGTGGAGTTCTCTATGATTGATGTGCACTCCAGGGCCAgcacaataaatgtttacactaGCCCCTCTGGCACTCTGGGCTGACTGGACACGAGGAAGTGGGACTGAGAAACCAAAACAGGGAGTTTTTCCGGCACGTTCTGGGCATTCCAAGATAAAGCGCGGGTCAGGGTGGGAAACCTGATGCTTCTTTAAAGAGTGTTTTCCCTTAAAATGCTTGTTATTATAAAACACAAGGAATCCCGCGTCTCTTCTTTGCTCATAAGGCAGGAAAGGAGAGGGCGAAAGATCAGCTGTCACCACCCGGATGATCAaaggaagcttttttttaagtctcacaATACAAGATCATGTGCACACCAAAGCATTGTGCACATAGGCAGAGAGAAAGGTGACTAAAACAGCATGGAGGAGCATTGAAATAGTCTAGACTGCTTTGGAATGCCAATAACCCGCTGCGATTTCTCTGAGCCTAATGGACCTCTGAAATGTTCACCCCTGCATGGCCTGCTTTCACAGCTTTCTGCTGCGATGTCTCTCTCAACTAACTGTCAGCCTGCAACGGCGCGAGGGTTCAGAGGTGAGAGGTGATGCATCAAAACCAGAACACGAGCGGCTTAACCCCGACGCCGCCCCCCGACCGACTCGTACACCCACAGAGTGAATGGTGCGCAGAGATCAGCAGGAGGCTTGACGCCCGCAAAATGGTGCGACTGGGGTTAAAAAGGAGGTCAGCGTCCGCTGGGTGGCACAGCACGCCGGAGAGCAGTGAAATGTGACCGTGTCGGACATCTGTCTGAGTGGGAGACTTGTGCTCCATGTGGGATAATTGGCACAAAgtcacagaggaggaggaaaagggGGGAAatgaagttgaaaataaatatgtatgagGGCACCTGGAAAATATTAGTCTGTGCAGCTGTTCCATGAAGATTTGATGATTTTACTCattcaaatataaaacttttaaggaagaaatgcttaaaataaatgtttttcctacTTTTATAGCACTAACAAAACATCCATGAAAGAATTTCCAaagtaaacatctttttttatgacttttttttgtccgttttataaataaataaatttttcagctaatttaatCGCAAAAATCAGCATTAAAACAATAAGAGCGTtgcaaaaacttaattttaagaaagtaaaaagacaagaaaaatgttCGTACTTGGTAGTCTAATCACATTAtgaatgttttagatttttttgcttaaataaactCAACAGAGCGgggatttttgatttatttcttaaataaaatcattttaatgtcaaaaacaatcaacaaaaaGTGCTGTTCAGAACACTTGGATTAGCATAAAACCAACAAACGTgactaaactttttttggttttgcaaaAAACtcttttgatcttaaaacttcTTTTAATCTATCAGGGGATCCCAGTCATTTAAATTGAGAGATTTTCTCCAATTATCTTATACTATATGGAAAATGCCTAAAGGTGCCAGGTAGGTTTCAAACCAATTACCATTTTAACACCCACAAAATCAGATAACGCACAAGATAGCAAATGGAGCTCATCTCTTCCACTCTGCAGCTTCTGCGCTTCCTCTCTGCTCCCTGTCTGACCCGCGTTTCTCCAACAAAAACGGCTCTTTTGTTGCTCACAATACACAGAATGAAGCAAACGGgggtcatttctttttttcatgtgcaAATGCAGCCGACAAGAGGAGGAGTGCAGGTGCAACGTGTTTGACAGAGTTTCCTCCTGTCGGTCTCGATCTACCGGCTCCATGCTCCAGGATAAAAATCTTTGGATAGAACAAGATGTTTCCGCGTTGATAAACAATAAACTGTCGCTCTCTGCGTCATTACGCGTGGAACAGAAGGAGAGATCCCGGCAGAAAGCGCGCACAGAAGTCGCAGTTCCTATTGTTGATTTATATCAGGCAAGAAGCAAACTTGTGTTATCAGTTGTGAGCTGACGGAAGCCgctaaagtctgactgactgaggGTTTAAATCTGGAGACAAACAATCCAGAAGCGGGGAGGAAAACGGTTGTTTTTAGGGGATATTTTGCGTCTTACAGGAAATATTATTGTCTGGAACTCAAACATGaatttagaaattaaataaatataaatcaagtaaGTCAAAACAGCCGCAAAAAGCACCTCCTTTCAAACATCTCACCTGTTTCCTTCTCTTCTCTTGAATCCTCTTTTCTCGTCTAAAGGACTGAAATGTTGGGTGGCAGGTTTCTTTTTAGGGCTGAAGCGCAACTCCTGCTCCGCTCGAGCGTCAGTGCGGCTCACTGCGCCTCCTCAAATGAATCGGACGGTCCCGTGCAGCGCGGAGACCCGCACTTGTTTGGAGGAAGCTACGCCTCCAGGGCTGGTCCCAGCTGAAGCGCGCGAGCGCGCTGACACGCGAACCAGCCGGCAGCTTCAGCCAAGCGCAGCAGAGAAAGACAACGAGGAAGTTCCACCAAAGTTTGATGTGGGActtttaagatgattttttgCAACCTCTGCAGGTTTCAAAGACCCACACCAATGACAATTGTGCTTTTTAAAGTATTCTGCTcctgatatgaaaaaaaaattaagcttacattttttttaattcaaattgttgtaaatcagaaccagatgaaaaaatgtgtttggaaaaAAGCTGTAGCTGTGACGTAGGTGCTACAATTCAAGCagccatttttcatttaatttttgttaacacctgaggcgttgccaatgttgctaaaacacaaaatctttaacatactttaactttttaacggTTAAGATGATAATTCAGAAGATTctgaattacgttgatcgtgctaacggttaaaatcaaagaacataaacaccggagctcgggtgtaaaagggttaaaagtcGATGTACATGCAcagaaacttaatttttttgcagaaaacgGGGTTTCATTGATTGTCTGCTGGATgttcaaccagttgaactgCTTGATTCTAActcacaaaaaaagataaactgtgaccaacattttttcattacacatatgcacaaaacatattgaaattctagaaatgttgggaaaaaaactaagttttgcaatcacactgtttccattaagtcataattatgcgaataaaTTCAAACCAACTTACgaaataagtcattcaaaaacgtGACGACGGTTGTGAACAATACTTACagtacagcagatacattcaaactTCTGCCACAGCACTAccactcatcatcatctatcaaaggagacgtcggcgtcttattcaggccgtgGAGCTACGTATCAGCCGCTATGAATGAATGAGATTTGGGGAAATTATGGTTGATGGTTTTATAGAGGGGATgtagatccaacaattccacatgaaacgctcaact
This window contains:
- the ackr3a gene encoding atypical chemokine receptor 3a — encoded protein: MSLSTSELEDLWESIGELNFSETFSNITSVDAMVCATAFNRSALLYSMCVLYTFIFVIGLAANALVLWVNVRAQRDSTPRHETHTYIAHLAVADLCVCATLPIWVSSLAQHGHWPFGEVACKLTHLLFSVNLFGSIFFLACMSVDRYFSLVTPREEGARRRKLIRRGVCLGVWLLALVASLPDTHFLHTVKSTHGDTMLCRPVYPEENLREWMVGVQLSFILLGFVLPFPVIAVFYALLARAFTHASSSSSSSSSPVEQERRVSRRVILAYIVVFLACWGPYHAVLLADSLSQLGLVPLTCGLENVIYVALHLTQCLSLLHCCFNPILYNFINRNYRYDLMKAFIFKYSTRTGLARLIEAPNMSETEYSAVAVENPPLI